A stretch of the Pangasianodon hypophthalmus isolate fPanHyp1 chromosome 28, fPanHyp1.pri, whole genome shotgun sequence genome encodes the following:
- the si:ch211-63p21.2 gene encoding FH1/FH2 domain-containing protein 1, which yields MKQFEYSNSEQPWPSFVNHNPRLQLNTLDFSDLWDEEDLDLGIADDDPFQSNHMNPPVPPPAPPLAPPLPLSPQVNPVASGSGRRTLRLHWKELLSLQPLPRVSRFGSQSIWAALEPVHLDTNRLEYLFESKSGSNKALSALKGGTRNQLYVSVLGVKRSNIITIALSSLPPPHLLPPAIYSMDSSVLDREDVQRLQSLVPSEEELKLIKEAKAQAPHCPLALAEQCLLTLGNVTHLSSRLQLWAFALDYDTLEKEIAEPLFHLKLAMEQLATNQTFHCILATVLAIGNCLNGCKARGFELSYLGKLSQVRDTHSRQPLLHHVCVLLLQLYPHSSDLYSDITAVTRASKCDYVQVQSSLSALESLCKASWEQLHLLNKEGMKKGGGRGEGDEQRGISEACLYQRLPQFLKECNERLKVLRAVHRRVINRFHSFLLYLGYSRSMVREMSADAFCKTVSDFALEYRAAHHAILQQKEREREREEREKEEERIRRTSASTAKAKAIESPAPDCVEQSMLEEVLNTPTSPSCFDLSLPRHRSRTPNTRGCFPRRMKW from the exons ATGAAACAGTTTGAATACTCCAATTCTGAGCAACCCTGGCCTTCTTTTGTCAACCACAACCCTCGACTACAGCTCAACACTTTAGATTTCTCTGACTTGTGGGATGAAGAAGATCTAGACTTGGGCATTGCTGATGATGACCCTTTCCAAAGCAACCATATGAATCCTCCAGTACCTCCACCAGCTCCACCATtggctcctcctcttcctctttctcctcagGTTAATCCCGTGGCTTCGGGATCAGGCCGTCGAACTCTGAGGCTCCACTGGAAGGAGTTGTTGAGTTTGCAGCCTCTACCGAGAGTCAGCCGTTTTGGGTCACAGTCCATTTGGGCTGCTTTGGAACCGGTCCATCTGGACACGAACAGACTAGAATATCTGTTTGAAAGCAAGAGTGGCAGTAATAAGGCTCTTTCTGCTCTGAAGGGTGGAACACGG AATCAGCTGTATGTGTCTGTATTGGGTGTGAAGCGGAGTAACATCATTACTATAGCCCTGAGCAGCCTGCCTCCTCCCCACTTGCTCCCTCCAGCTATCTACAGCATGGACTCCAGTGTTCTGGACAGGGAGGATGTACAG AGGCTTCAATCTCTGGTCCCATCTGAGGAAGAGCTGAAATTGATTAAGGAGGCAAAAGCTCAGGCACCACATTGTCCTCTGGCCCTTGCTGAGCAATGTCTCCTCACCCTGGGCAACGTCACACACCTGAGTTCCAGGCTTCAACTCTGGGCTTTTGCACTAGACTAtgatactctggagaag gaaattgcaGAGCCTCTCTTTCATCTCAAGCTTGCAATGGAGCAACTGGCAACCAATCAGACGTTCCATTGTATACTTGCAACCGTACTCGCCATTGGCAACTGTCTTAATGGCTGCAAG GCCCGAGGGTTTGAACTGAGCTACCTGGGGAAGCTCTCGCAGGTGAGGGACACACATAGCCGGCAGCCTCTGCTAcaccacgtgtgtgtgttactcctTCAGCTTTACCCACATTCCTCGGACCTGTACTCTGACATCACTGCCGTCACCCGGGCCAGTAAG TGTGATTACGTGCAAGTTCAGTCCAGTCTCTCTGCACTGGAGTCCCTATGCAAAGCATCATGGGAGCAGCTGCATCTGCTGAATAAAGAAGGCATGAAGAagggaggaggacgaggagaaGGGGATGAGCAGAGAGGTATTAGTGAGGCATGCCTCTACCAAAGATTACCACAATTCCTGAAGGAGTGTAATGAAAGGCTGAAGGTGCTTAGAGCTGTCCATCGACGGGTCATCAACAG atttCACTCCTTCCTCTTGTACCTGGGTTACTCACGTTCCATGGTGAGGGAGATGAGTGCGGATGCGTTCTGCAAAACCGTCAGCGACTTTGCCTTGGAGTATAGAGCTGCTCATCATGCCATTCTCCAGCAGAAAGAAAGGGAACGAGAacgggaggagagagagaaagaggaagaaagaataCGAAGAACGTCCGCTTCTACAGCCAAAGCTAAGGCTATAGAAAGCCCGGCTCCA gaTTGCGTGGAGCAGTCGATGCTAGAGGAGGTGCTGAACACACCCACATCACCCTCTTGCTTTGACCTCAGTCTACCACGTCACCGCAGCAGGACACCAAACACCAGAG gtTGCTTTCCACGAAGAATGAAGTGGTAA